From Sphingobium sp. RAC03, a single genomic window includes:
- a CDS encoding NAD(P)-dependent alcohol dehydrogenase, with amino-acid sequence MEVKAAVARIAGGDFTLEQLTLSDMRADEVLVRIVATGLCHTDIVVRDQLLPTPLPAVLGHEGAGIVAAVGADVTTFVPGDRVVMGFAACRQCPQCVAGQPAYCRDFSALNFGGCRADGSTCLHDGVAPVSSHFFGQSSFASHAIAAAHNLVKVPAEAPLELLGPLGCGIMTGAGAVMKALKLQAGETILITGGGPVGLSAVMAAKASGAGQIIVADPLETRRAMALDLGATHVIDVTAGDTAEQLRKLLPQGVDCVLDTSGAVPAIHAGVASLAPLGRLAIVGVPRALDAAISLNILTLLSLGISICGVTEGNADPQTFLPELIALHAKGLFPFEKLITTYRLEDINQAIKDQHDGRCVKAVLTMA; translated from the coding sequence ATGGAAGTGAAGGCAGCTGTCGCCCGGATAGCGGGTGGTGACTTTACGCTAGAGCAGCTCACCCTGTCCGATATGCGCGCCGACGAAGTGCTGGTGCGGATCGTCGCGACGGGCCTGTGCCATACCGATATCGTCGTGCGCGATCAGTTGCTGCCGACGCCCCTGCCCGCTGTGCTGGGCCATGAAGGTGCAGGCATCGTCGCGGCAGTCGGCGCGGATGTCACCACATTCGTGCCGGGTGATCGCGTCGTGATGGGCTTTGCCGCCTGCCGCCAATGCCCCCAATGTGTTGCGGGGCAGCCAGCCTATTGCCGCGATTTTTCCGCACTCAACTTCGGTGGCTGCCGGGCGGACGGCTCGACCTGCCTGCATGACGGCGTAGCGCCGGTCAGCAGTCACTTCTTCGGCCAATCCTCCTTTGCCAGCCACGCCATCGCGGCCGCCCATAATCTGGTGAAGGTACCGGCCGAAGCACCGCTCGAACTGCTTGGCCCGCTGGGCTGCGGTATCATGACCGGGGCGGGTGCAGTGATGAAAGCGCTCAAACTCCAGGCTGGCGAGACCATCCTCATCACTGGTGGCGGCCCCGTCGGTCTGAGCGCCGTCATGGCGGCGAAGGCTTCGGGCGCGGGGCAGATCATCGTCGCCGATCCTCTGGAAACACGCCGCGCCATGGCGCTCGACCTGGGCGCGACCCATGTCATCGACGTGACCGCGGGCGACACCGCCGAACAGTTGCGCAAGCTGTTGCCCCAAGGCGTCGATTGCGTTCTGGACACGTCGGGCGCGGTCCCGGCGATCCACGCCGGCGTGGCCTCTCTTGCCCCTCTTGGGCGTCTTGCCATCGTCGGCGTGCCCAGGGCGCTGGATGCGGCTATCAGCCTCAACATCCTGACCCTCCTGTCGCTTGGCATCTCGATCTGTGGCGTGACCGAAGGCAATGCCGACCCGCAAACGTTCCTGCCCGAACTGATCGCGCTCCATGCAAAAGGGCTGTTTCCGTTCGAGAAGCTGATAACGACCTATAGGCTGGAAGACATCAACCAAGCGATCAAGGACCAGCATGATGGCCGCTGCGTCAAGGCTGTGCTGACGATGGCATGA
- a CDS encoding MerR family transcriptional regulator, whose protein sequence is MKMRELEDRTGVHRETIRVYLREGLIPEPERPRKTVADYGEEHVQAILSVRRLQRENRLTLAQIKAIIGGEGTEGRVEASAFDQLEQLVAHRVGVDGPPVTIASLLERYPHAAEDARTLAKIGILDIIETDQGEALSITCAQLVRIWGDMRKAGFDQRLDYRPDILGFYTEAADFVGRWEASTFMERVDGHIDVAEAATMVEHALPLMLDFFGLMRQRAFFRYVEAIRAGKETDRPAGKVMPSSAQP, encoded by the coding sequence ATGAAGATGCGCGAACTGGAGGATCGGACGGGGGTTCATCGGGAGACGATCCGCGTCTATCTGCGCGAAGGATTGATCCCGGAGCCAGAGCGGCCGCGCAAGACGGTTGCCGACTATGGGGAGGAGCATGTCCAGGCGATCCTGTCCGTGCGTCGGCTCCAGCGTGAGAATCGGCTGACACTGGCTCAGATCAAGGCGATCATCGGCGGCGAAGGTACCGAGGGACGGGTTGAGGCCAGCGCGTTCGACCAGTTGGAGCAACTGGTCGCGCATCGCGTCGGCGTGGACGGGCCGCCGGTGACGATCGCGTCGCTGCTGGAACGCTATCCGCATGCGGCGGAGGATGCCCGCACGCTGGCGAAGATCGGCATATTGGATATCATCGAAACGGACCAGGGCGAGGCGCTGAGCATCACCTGCGCGCAGTTGGTGCGTATCTGGGGCGACATGCGCAAGGCCGGGTTCGATCAACGGCTGGATTATAGGCCCGACATTCTGGGCTTCTACACAGAGGCGGCGGATTTCGTCGGACGCTGGGAAGCGTCAACCTTCATGGAACGGGTCGACGGACATATCGATGTGGCGGAGGCGGCCACCATGGTCGAACATGCGCTCCCGCTCATGCTGGATTTCTTCGGCCTTATGCGGCAGCGCGCTTTCTTCCGTTATGTCGAGGCGATCCGCGCCGGCAAGGAAACGGATCGCCCGGCGGGCAAGGTCATGCCATCGTCAGCACAGCCTTGA
- a CDS encoding TonB-dependent receptor, which yields MPFSFKTSCAMGAIIAAMTSVSAFAQADQPVPQDAAPQQAIFPEDIVVTAERRESTVREVPFSIAAFGGELLREAQVYSPAALTQQMPGITINTADKSLSIVAIRGNVSTFRTATLDTPVAYFMDDVYYVFNNDLNANFYDTNRVEVLRGPQGTLFGRNVVGGAIAVVTNNPEFNDDYFAQISGGNGGFVRTEGMLNGALVEDKIAGRFAFSTEHSDGLIDTPNQPGRYGKYDSYSARGKLLFQPTDTLQVVLSGDYSYTKGNGGAIQLGIGGNQVIPDTFGAYTDDEWTNNDFVSSPYRQRLRGGYLRGDLDLLGGTLTSITGYRMNDSRAINDDVPVGTVVPVFDRRQVVKNRSFTQEVRFASAPGRFSYVVGAYFLSADVSTTNIFFYSPLPGSAVPGSIRRNPDVTNITRVQDGNVRSLAVFGEATFEITDNLAVVAGGRYTSDRKKIDYRAFSTTDAGAIPGFGFPGEVRASGGRTWDAFTPRFTIKFEPTEQINMYATYAKGFKSGGFVDNAYRDPTIPLEPENAENYEIGAKSRLFDNKLDLNVALFHQTTKNLQNFSGAGGIAHTYNGTLKMKGMEVESVIRPVEDLRLTANYTHLVGRYTDLRDPLVNLDYSGNPAKFAPRDSFTVGAAYTGRLGNGATLTPQADFNFSTRISTDDANTLRLYDNLHRDTRGRTLNARLNYETADGRFQIGLWGKNLTNNYQIVNADDITAFLAVPGNGTTYWKIFTNTPRTYGLTLSIRR from the coding sequence ATGCCTTTCAGCTTCAAAACATCCTGCGCCATGGGCGCGATCATCGCTGCCATGACGAGCGTTTCGGCCTTTGCGCAGGCCGATCAGCCAGTGCCGCAGGACGCCGCGCCCCAGCAGGCGATCTTCCCCGAAGACATCGTCGTCACCGCCGAACGGCGCGAATCGACGGTGCGCGAAGTGCCTTTTTCCATTGCGGCGTTCGGCGGCGAATTGCTGCGCGAGGCGCAGGTCTACAGCCCCGCCGCGCTGACGCAGCAGATGCCGGGCATCACCATCAACACCGCCGACAAGTCGCTGTCGATCGTCGCAATCCGTGGCAATGTGTCGACATTCCGCACCGCCACGCTGGACACGCCGGTCGCCTATTTCATGGACGACGTCTATTATGTGTTCAACAATGACCTGAACGCCAATTTCTACGACACCAACCGCGTCGAAGTGCTGCGCGGCCCCCAGGGGACATTGTTCGGACGTAATGTGGTGGGCGGCGCGATTGCGGTGGTCACCAACAATCCTGAATTCAACGATGATTATTTCGCCCAGATCAGCGGCGGCAATGGCGGCTTCGTGCGGACCGAAGGGATGTTGAACGGCGCGCTGGTCGAGGACAAGATCGCGGGCCGCTTCGCGTTCAGCACTGAACATAGCGATGGTCTGATCGACACGCCCAATCAGCCGGGGCGTTATGGCAAATATGACAGCTATTCGGCGCGCGGTAAGCTGCTGTTCCAGCCGACCGATACGCTGCAGGTCGTCTTGTCGGGCGATTATAGCTATACCAAAGGCAATGGCGGCGCGATCCAGCTCGGCATTGGCGGTAATCAGGTCATACCCGATACGTTTGGTGCCTATACCGACGACGAATGGACCAATAACGACTTCGTATCGTCACCCTATCGCCAGCGGTTGCGCGGGGGCTATCTGCGCGGCGACCTCGACCTGCTCGGCGGTACGCTGACGTCGATCACCGGCTATCGCATGAACGACAGCCGCGCGATCAACGACGACGTGCCGGTGGGGACGGTCGTGCCGGTGTTCGACCGCCGCCAGGTGGTCAAGAACCGCAGCTTTACGCAGGAAGTGCGCTTCGCATCGGCACCGGGCCGTTTCTCTTATGTCGTGGGTGCCTATTTCCTGTCGGCCGATGTTTCGACGACGAACATCTTCTTCTACAGCCCGCTGCCCGGATCGGCCGTGCCCGGCAGCATCCGCCGCAATCCCGACGTCACCAACATCACGCGCGTTCAGGACGGCAATGTCCGCAGCCTGGCCGTGTTCGGCGAAGCGACATTCGAAATCACCGACAATCTGGCTGTGGTCGCGGGCGGTCGCTATACGTCGGATCGCAAGAAGATCGATTATCGTGCGTTTTCGACCACGGATGCAGGGGCCATTCCCGGTTTCGGTTTTCCTGGTGAAGTGCGCGCATCGGGCGGCCGCACCTGGGATGCCTTCACGCCGCGCTTCACGATCAAGTTCGAGCCGACCGAACAGATCAACATGTATGCGACCTATGCCAAGGGCTTCAAATCGGGCGGCTTCGTCGACAATGCCTATCGCGACCCGACCATCCCGCTGGAGCCGGAAAATGCCGAAAATTATGAAATCGGTGCGAAGTCCCGCCTGTTCGACAATAAACTGGATCTGAACGTCGCGCTGTTCCACCAGACGACCAAGAATCTCCAGAATTTCTCTGGCGCGGGCGGTATTGCCCATACCTATAATGGCACGCTCAAGATGAAGGGCATGGAGGTCGAATCCGTCATTCGCCCGGTCGAAGACCTGCGTCTGACCGCCAATTATACGCATCTGGTGGGCAGATATACCGACCTGCGCGATCCGCTGGTGAACCTCGATTATTCGGGCAATCCGGCCAAGTTCGCGCCGCGTGACAGCTTCACCGTCGGCGCGGCCTATACCGGGCGGCTGGGCAATGGCGCGACGTTGACGCCGCAGGCGGATTTCAACTTCTCCACCCGCATTTCGACCGACGACGCCAATACGCTGCGGCTCTATGACAATCTGCATCGCGACACACGGGGGCGGACACTCAATGCCCGCCTGAATTATGAAACAGCCGATGGCCGTTTCCAGATCGGCCTGTGGGGCAAGAACCTGACCAACAATTATCAGATCGTGAATGCGGACGACATCACCGCCTTCCTGGCCGTACCGGGCAATGGCACGACTTATTGGAAGATCTTTACCAACACGCCGCGGACCTATGGCCTGACGCTGTCGATCCGCCGCTGA
- a CDS encoding aromatic ring-hydroxylating dioxygenase subunit alpha, whose product MFIYNAWYVAAFAADIEAGKTLGRKYLNKAVVLFRTESGEIAALEDRCSHRAMPLSSGHVDGDVIRCCYHGVEFDGKGTCTRIPNQARIPAAANVRHYPVVEKDHLIWIWMGEPALADPSIIVDSPEHDDPAWTWRPYNFPVKANWQLIIDNIMDLTHVPYIHARTIGGNPEQHYNADTKVEFDGRKVTLLRKMPNSIPPKSYIDAGGFKGRVDRWQEVRFEPGIGMTCRVNAGGCDAGTGAYEGKRDNGFMLANNHFITPETETTSHYLWTICTTAPKESGVPDVLFDQFFDTITEDEETLEAQQRRIDDEPERAFVGIASDGAVNQARRLLSAMQEAEDGGKVAA is encoded by the coding sequence ATGTTCATTTACAACGCATGGTATGTGGCCGCTTTCGCCGCCGATATCGAAGCGGGCAAGACGCTTGGGCGCAAATATCTGAACAAGGCGGTCGTGCTGTTCCGCACCGAAAGCGGCGAGATCGCCGCGCTGGAGGACCGGTGCAGCCATCGGGCGATGCCGCTGTCTTCGGGCCATGTCGATGGCGACGTCATCCGCTGCTGCTATCATGGCGTGGAATTTGACGGCAAAGGCACCTGCACCCGCATCCCCAACCAGGCGCGCATTCCCGCCGCCGCCAATGTCCGCCATTATCCGGTGGTGGAAAAGGATCATCTGATCTGGATCTGGATGGGCGAACCGGCGCTGGCCGATCCGTCGATCATCGTCGACAGCCCGGAACATGATGATCCGGCCTGGACGTGGCGGCCCTATAATTTCCCGGTGAAGGCCAATTGGCAGCTGATCATCGACAATATCATGGACCTGACCCATGTGCCTTATATCCATGCGCGCACGATCGGCGGGAACCCGGAGCAGCATTATAATGCCGATACCAAGGTCGAGTTCGACGGTCGCAAGGTGACGTTGCTGCGCAAGATGCCCAATTCGATCCCGCCCAAATCCTATATCGATGCTGGTGGGTTCAAAGGCCGGGTCGATCGCTGGCAGGAAGTGCGGTTCGAGCCGGGCATCGGCATGACGTGCCGCGTCAACGCGGGGGGCTGTGATGCTGGCACCGGTGCCTATGAAGGCAAACGCGACAATGGCTTCATGCTGGCCAACAACCATTTCATCACGCCGGAAACGGAAACGACCAGCCATTATCTGTGGACTATCTGCACCACCGCGCCAAAGGAAAGCGGTGTGCCGGACGTGCTGTTCGACCAGTTTTTCGATACCATCACCGAGGACGAGGAAACGCTTGAAGCGCAGCAACGCCGGATCGACGACGAGCCGGAGCGGGCGTTCGTGGGCATCGCCAGCGACGGCGCGGTCAACCAGGCGCGGCGATTGCTCAGCGCGATGCAGGAAGCGGAGGATGGCGGCAAGGTCGCTGCCTGA
- a CDS encoding cytochrome P450 — MATSLDADVRPIIPDDIARIVIAPKSYTDDATIYGAFRWLREHMPLGIAQVPGYDPVWVVTKHADIKEVERNGRLFHNADHNPILVDQASDAFTRDINGGSIRILSSLTYMDPPEHASYRTLTSNWFLPGKISKLEDKIRVLARQSVDNLLSFDGECDFVRDFALHYPLRVIMTLFGVPPEDEPRMLKLTQEFFGVHDPEEQRPEMAADPVVAAKQWAASIEDFYTYFDKLSADRRERPTDDLLSLIANSRINGAPIPRDEANGYYVAIATAGHDTTSSSTAGGLHGMMVYPENWAKVKADPSLIPGLVDEAIRWTSPVKHFMRNATADTQVRGMDIRAMERLMICYPSGNRDEAVFDDADRFDITRSPNPHIAFGFGPHMCLGQHLAKLEMRILFEELLPHLSSVEMAGDPRMVETNFVGGYKALPIRFTKN, encoded by the coding sequence ATGGCGACTTCGCTGGATGCCGACGTGCGTCCCATCATCCCCGACGACATTGCGCGGATCGTGATCGCGCCTAAAAGCTATACGGACGACGCGACGATCTATGGCGCTTTTCGCTGGCTGCGCGAACATATGCCGCTGGGTATCGCACAGGTGCCTGGCTATGACCCGGTCTGGGTCGTCACCAAACATGCCGACATCAAGGAAGTGGAACGCAACGGCAGGCTGTTCCACAATGCCGATCATAACCCGATCCTGGTCGATCAGGCATCGGACGCCTTCACGCGGGACATTAACGGCGGGTCGATCCGCATCTTGTCGTCGCTGACCTATATGGACCCGCCCGAACATGCGTCCTACCGCACGCTGACGTCCAACTGGTTTCTGCCCGGCAAGATCAGCAAGCTGGAGGATAAGATCCGGGTGCTGGCGCGCCAGTCGGTGGACAATCTGCTGAGTTTTGACGGCGAATGCGATTTCGTCCGCGATTTCGCGCTGCACTATCCGCTGCGCGTCATCATGACGCTGTTCGGCGTACCACCCGAAGACGAACCGCGGATGCTCAAGCTGACGCAGGAATTTTTCGGCGTGCATGATCCCGAAGAACAGCGGCCCGAAATGGCGGCGGACCCGGTGGTCGCGGCAAAGCAATGGGCAGCCTCGATCGAGGATTTCTACACCTATTTCGACAAATTGAGTGCCGACCGCCGGGAAAGGCCGACCGATGACCTGTTGTCGCTGATCGCCAATTCGCGGATCAACGGCGCGCCGATCCCGCGCGATGAGGCGAACGGCTATTATGTCGCGATCGCCACCGCGGGCCATGACACGACGTCGTCCTCGACCGCCGGTGGGCTGCACGGGATGATGGTCTATCCCGAAAATTGGGCCAAGGTGAAGGCGGACCCGTCGCTGATCCCTGGCCTCGTGGATGAGGCGATCCGCTGGACCAGTCCGGTCAAGCATTTCATGCGCAATGCCACCGCCGACACGCAGGTGCGCGGCATGGATATTCGCGCGATGGAACGGCTGATGATCTGTTACCCGTCGGGCAATCGCGACGAGGCGGTGTTTGACGACGCTGACCGCTTCGACATCACCCGCTCGCCCAATCCGCACATCGCCTTCGGCTTTGGTCCGCATATGTGCCTGGGCCAGCATCTCGCCAAGCTGGAGATGCGCATCCTGTTCGAGGAATTGCTGCCGCATCTCAGCTCGGTCGAAATGGCGGGCGATCCCCGCATGGTCGAGACGAACTTCGTCGGCGGGTACAAGGCGCTGCCGATCCGCTTCACGAAGAACTGA
- a CDS encoding Rieske 2Fe-2S domain-containing protein, giving the protein MQSTDSADMTRVGPGTVMGTMMRQYWLPACLSSEVAADGDPLRLMILCEKLIAFRDSSGRVGIMDHRCPHRCASLFIGRNEENGIRCVYHGWKFDVDGKCVDMPSVPARMDFKDKVHAKAYKTHEANGLIWVYMGENQSAPPPLPEIEATMHPDAEIWCLQRDCNWLQALEGDIDTSHVGFLHVGSIEADDLDEDHPMRPTVLNRAPDYEVAQADWGVMYGGYRPNDDGQMSWRVAHYMFPFWTQTPNNRFATRAIARAWVPMDDEHSMLFDITCGVDAGNPAYTSTLKDGTPLFAPLEYAPTTTDWFGRWRSPDSEKNDWAIDRESQRNGTQFTGIPNITMQDQAVTESMGPITDHSFENLAPTDQMIARVRRRVLLAARALANKGTLPPGIEDPSIFYRARAGSFLHDPSDTLANAYESALAKAVRWPDKVEAAE; this is encoded by the coding sequence ATGCAGTCCACAGATAGCGCCGACATGACCAGGGTAGGACCGGGCACGGTCATGGGCACGATGATGCGCCAATATTGGCTGCCCGCCTGCCTGTCGTCCGAAGTTGCCGCCGATGGCGATCCATTGCGCCTGATGATCCTGTGCGAAAAGCTGATCGCCTTTCGCGACAGCTCAGGCCGCGTAGGCATCATGGACCATCGCTGCCCACATCGCTGCGCGTCGCTGTTCATCGGCCGCAACGAAGAAAACGGCATACGCTGCGTTTATCATGGCTGGAAGTTCGACGTCGACGGCAAGTGCGTCGACATGCCGTCCGTCCCCGCCCGCATGGACTTCAAGGACAAGGTCCATGCCAAAGCGTATAAGACGCACGAAGCCAACGGCCTGATCTGGGTCTATATGGGCGAAAACCAGTCCGCCCCGCCGCCCTTGCCGGAAATCGAAGCGACGATGCACCCGGACGCCGAAATCTGGTGCCTGCAGCGCGACTGCAACTGGCTTCAGGCGCTGGAGGGTGACATCGACACCAGCCATGTCGGCTTCCTGCATGTCGGCTCGATTGAGGCAGACGATCTGGATGAGGATCATCCGATGCGCCCGACCGTCCTCAACCGCGCGCCCGATTATGAAGTCGCGCAGGCCGACTGGGGCGTCATGTATGGGGGCTATCGCCCGAATGATGATGGCCAGATGAGCTGGCGCGTCGCCCACTATATGTTCCCCTTCTGGACGCAGACGCCCAACAATCGCTTCGCCACCCGCGCCATTGCCCGCGCCTGGGTGCCGATGGATGACGAACATTCGATGCTGTTCGATATCACCTGCGGCGTGGACGCGGGCAACCCGGCCTATACGTCGACGCTCAAGGACGGCACGCCCTTGTTCGCGCCGCTGGAATATGCGCCGACGACCACCGACTGGTTTGGCCGCTGGCGCTCGCCCGATAGCGAGAAGAATGACTGGGCGATCGACCGTGAATCCCAGCGCAACGGCACCCAGTTCACCGGCATCCCCAACATCACGATGCAGGATCAGGCGGTGACCGAAAGCATGGGGCCGATCACCGACCACAGCTTTGAAAATCTGGCCCCCACCGACCAGATGATCGCCCGCGTGCGCCGCCGCGTGCTGCTGGCCGCCCGCGCGCTCGCCAACAAGGGGACGCTGCCGCCGGGCATCGAAGACCCCAGCATCTTCTATCGCGCGCGCGCAGGCTCCTTCCTGCACGACCCCAGCGACACGCTCGCCAACGCCTATGAATCGGCACTGGCCAAGGCGGTACGCTGGCCCGACAAGGTCGAAGCGGCTGAGTGA
- a CDS encoding SDR family NAD(P)-dependent oxidoreductase, translated as MSDHFTLPANGSFSFAGRTALVTGGGRGVGEAVAREIHAGGGRVAVSDVDSAVAQAVAASLDPSGETAIALTLDVREKAHFLVARDQMAGLWGKVDIVVNNAGFAKRTPTQDISPEEFDAIVQINMRSVFLSCQIFSDHMRENGYGRIVNITSLAGQNGGTVASPHYAASKAGAIMLTKYFARYLAGTGVTVNAIAPGPIDTAKARLSAEQIAQVEGEVPVGRFMEVGEIAAAAALLASDRGGFFVGATLDMNGGLYLR; from the coding sequence ATGAGCGATCATTTCACGCTGCCTGCCAATGGCAGCTTTTCCTTTGCAGGCCGCACCGCGCTGGTGACCGGCGGCGGCCGTGGTGTGGGCGAGGCGGTGGCGCGCGAAATCCATGCCGGGGGCGGTCGCGTGGCCGTCAGCGATGTGGACAGCGCTGTGGCGCAGGCGGTCGCGGCCTCGCTCGATCCGTCGGGCGAGACGGCGATCGCCTTGACGCTGGACGTGCGGGAGAAGGCGCATTTCCTCGTTGCGCGGGATCAGATGGCGGGCCTGTGGGGCAAGGTCGACATCGTGGTGAACAATGCCGGCTTCGCCAAGCGCACGCCGACGCAGGACATCAGCCCCGAAGAGTTCGACGCGATCGTGCAGATCAACATGCGCAGCGTATTCCTGAGCTGCCAGATATTTTCCGACCATATGCGCGAGAATGGCTATGGCCGGATCGTCAATATCACGTCGCTCGCCGGGCAGAATGGCGGGACGGTGGCCTCCCCCCATTATGCCGCGTCCAAGGCCGGGGCGATCATGCTGACCAAATATTTCGCCCGCTATCTGGCCGGGACCGGCGTGACCGTGAACGCCATCGCGCCGGGACCGATCGACACGGCCAAGGCGCGACTGTCGGCGGAACAGATCGCACAGGTCGAGGGCGAGGTGCCGGTCGGCCGCTTCATGGAGGTGGGCGAGATCGCGGCGGCAGCGGCGCTGCTGGCTTCGGATCGCGGTGGGTTCTTCGTGGGGGCCACGCTGGACATGAATGGGGGGCTATATTTGCGGTGA